A single region of the Gemmatimonadota bacterium genome encodes:
- a CDS encoding ABC transporter ATP-binding protein, with protein sequence MAGDHPLIYMEGLSKVFYTEEVETHALSNINLSIATGEFV encoded by the coding sequence ATGGCTGGAGATCATCCGCTGATTTACATGGAGGGCCTGAGCAAGGTCTTCTACACGGAGGAAGTGGAGACGCACGCGCTGTCGAACATCAACCTGTCGATCGCGACGGGTGAGTTCGTAT